The Nitrososphaerota archaeon genome has a window encoding:
- a CDS encoding aspartate/glutamate racemase family protein, producing the protein MNIGLIRVVTLYDEKALNAHGSLIMKHYPEFNVISKCINDQPLGIYDEESKKKAIPKIIDLAKNFEKEKVKAIIISCADDPAVKEIREFSKIPIIGAGSASATLALALGEKIGIIGISEEPPKIFQKILKDYLVAYVKPKEVFTTYDIKKNVDEVIYLATKISKSIDVLTFACTGFSANMDLLSLSKKINKIVVDPVLASAHHAYYLLKNSMSI; encoded by the coding sequence ATGAATATTGGATTGATTAGAGTTGTTACTCTATATGATGAAAAAGCATTAAATGCTCATGGCTCATTAATAATGAAACATTATCCAGAATTTAATGTTATTAGTAAATGTATTAATGATCAGCCATTAGGTATATATGATGAAGAAAGTAAGAAAAAAGCAATACCAAAAATAATTGATTTAGCTAAAAATTTTGAAAAAGAAAAAGTCAAAGCAATAATAATTAGTTGTGCTGATGATCCTGCTGTTAAAGAAATTAGAGAATTCTCAAAAATACCTATAATTGGAGCTGGATCTGCTTCTGCAACATTAGCTTTAGCATTAGGTGAAAAAATTGGAATTATAGGAATAAGTGAAGAACCCCCTAAAATTTTCCAAAAAATATTAAAAGATTATCTTGTAGCTTATGTAAAACCAAAGGAAGTATTTACAACATATGATATAAAGAAGAACGTTGATGAAGTAATATATTTAGCAACTAAAATTTCTAAATCTATTGATGTATTAACTTTTGCATGTACAGGTTTTTCAGCAAATATGGATTTATTAAGCTTAAGTAAAAAAATTAATAAAATAGTAGTTGATCCAGTTCTTGCTTCAGCTCATCATGCATATTATCTTTTAAAGAATTCTATGTCAATTTAA
- a CDS encoding energy-coupling factor transporter transmembrane component T — protein sequence MALEYIPGKSIFHKLDPRTKMIFFLFILIILLAVEDTIIVALILLSIFGLYKLAGIPMKKLTGIVKPILPAFVLFILLNYFVSPPRGAKIYFYLVPGMAPVTLETTLIGITSALRFILFICITRFITLVTPIADILVAISKMGAPPEFAVALGIAFASVPVLINQFQTVIEAQKSRGAKIEQKNPIKKFFALVPVIVPSIFLTVLRGMDISKAIESKAFTYNPAKRTYRKTISMKKIDYAFIVLVAIITIIISILRWGFNFFRYDSTLKYLIEIIKNILKLT from the coding sequence ATGGCTTTAGAATATATCCCTGGAAAAAGCATATTTCATAAATTAGATCCAAGAACTAAAATGATTTTCTTCTTATTTATATTAATAATTCTATTAGCTGTTGAAGATACAATAATAGTCGCTTTAATTCTATTAAGTATTTTTGGATTATATAAATTAGCTGGAATACCTATGAAAAAATTAACAGGAATTGTTAAACCAATTTTACCAGCTTTTGTATTATTCATTTTATTAAATTATTTTGTATCACCTCCTCGTGGAGCAAAAATATACTTTTATCTTGTTCCAGGGATGGCTCCAGTAACACTTGAAACAACTCTTATAGGAATTACTAGTGCTTTACGCTTTATTCTATTCATTTGTATAACTAGGTTTATTACATTAGTAACACCTATAGCAGATATATTAGTTGCAATTTCTAAAATGGGTGCTCCACCAGAATTTGCGGTTGCTTTAGGAATAGCTTTTGCATCTGTTCCAGTATTAATTAATCAATTTCAAACAGTTATAGAAGCTCAAAAATCTCGCGGAGCAAAAATAGAGCAAAAAAATCCAATAAAGAAATTCTTCGCTCTTGTTCCAGTAATAGTTCCAAGTATTTTCTTAACAGTTTTAAGAGGAATGGATATATCTAAAGCAATAGAATCAAAAGCATTTACTTATAATCCAGCTAAAAGAACTTATAGAAAAACGATTTCTATGAAAAAAATAGATTATGCTTTTATAGTATTAGTTGCAATAATTACAATAATAATTAGCATATTAAGATGGGGATTTAACTTTTTCAGATACGATTCAACACTTAAGTATTTAATTGAGATTATAAAAAATATTCTTAAATTGACATAG
- a CDS encoding energy-coupling factor transporter ATPase, which translates to MNSEEYEIILKNVTYKYPGSDKPALKNIDLKVRKGEILLITGPTGAGKTTLCSLINGLIPHFYGGSLEGDVIVHGINTKNSYIGYLSTIVGLLFQDPSSQLVTASVEDEIAFGLENLGLTIDEINERIDWALDFIGLKEYKQHPPYALSGGQQQACALASILAMKPLIYVLDEPTSNLDPIGSLNVFKLLRKISLEERKTILIVEHKLEELIDLVDRVIVMNEGKIIMEGSPREILGGEAEFLNSIGLEAPQIALFAHEAKKLGINLSSIPLTIDEGYECFSKILKNIKEKITIPQEEVRQFEKIEKEAIIQIKDVWFQYPSGTIALKGVTTNFYKGEFVAIIGQNGSGKTTLAKNINGLLRPTKGEVIVFNMNTKIVPIHKIINYVGYVFQNPDHQLFSRRVYDEVAFGPKNIGLSKDEVSKRVIEVSKMLNIDNLLEEKPYELSKGHRQRIAIASILSMMPEVLIVDEPTTGQDPRGRREIMNIFKKLHSLGKTIIVITHDMNIVAEYAQRCIVMNEGEILIDGTTKEVFMREDVLEKAHLKPPTITQLFKKLSNEYNIKSDVLTVEEAISVLKNILKVE; encoded by the coding sequence ATGAACTCAGAAGAATATGAAATAATATTAAAAAATGTTACTTATAAATACCCTGGTTCTGATAAACCTGCATTAAAGAATATTGATTTGAAAGTTAGAAAAGGAGAAATTTTACTTATTACTGGTCCTACAGGAGCTGGAAAAACTACATTATGCAGCTTAATTAATGGTTTGATACCTCATTTTTATGGTGGCTCATTAGAAGGAGATGTTATTGTTCATGGAATTAATACGAAAAATTCCTATATTGGTTATTTATCTACAATTGTTGGATTATTATTTCAAGATCCATCAAGCCAACTTGTAACAGCTTCTGTTGAAGATGAAATTGCTTTTGGTCTTGAAAATTTAGGATTAACAATAGATGAAATTAATGAAAGGATTGATTGGGCTTTAGATTTTATTGGCTTAAAAGAGTATAAACAACATCCACCTTATGCTCTTTCTGGTGGTCAGCAGCAAGCATGTGCTTTAGCTTCTATATTAGCTATGAAACCTTTAATATATGTTCTTGATGAACCCACTTCTAATCTTGATCCAATAGGGAGTTTAAATGTTTTTAAACTTTTAAGAAAAATTTCTTTAGAAGAAAGGAAGACAATACTTATTGTTGAACATAAACTTGAAGAATTGATAGATTTAGTTGACAGAGTAATCGTAATGAATGAAGGTAAAATAATAATGGAAGGTAGCCCTAGAGAAATTTTGGGAGGAGAGGCAGAATTTTTAAATAGTATTGGTTTAGAAGCTCCTCAAATAGCACTTTTTGCTCATGAAGCAAAAAAGCTTGGCATAAATTTATCAAGCATACCGCTTACTATTGATGAGGGATATGAATGTTTCTCAAAAATTCTTAAAAACATTAAAGAAAAAATAACCATACCACAAGAAGAAGTTCGTCAATTTGAAAAAATTGAAAAAGAAGCAATAATTCAAATAAAAGATGTTTGGTTTCAATATCCAAGTGGAACAATTGCTCTTAAAGGGGTAACAACTAATTTTTATAAAGGGGAATTCGTAGCAATAATTGGACAAAATGGTTCAGGTAAAACAACTTTAGCAAAAAATATAAATGGATTATTAAGACCAACAAAAGGAGAAGTAATAGTTTTTAATATGAATACTAAAATTGTTCCAATTCATAAAATAATCAATTATGTAGGATATGTTTTTCAAAATCCAGATCATCAATTATTTTCAAGAAGAGTTTATGATGAAGTTGCCTTTGGGCCTAAAAACATAGGATTATCTAAAGATGAAGTTAGTAAAAGAGTTATTGAAGTTTCAAAAATGCTTAATATAGATAATTTGCTTGAAGAAAAACCATATGAATTAAGTAAAGGACATAGACAGCGTATAGCAATAGCATCGATTCTTTCAATGATGCCTGAAGTATTAATTGTGGATGAACCAACAACTGGTCAAGATCCACGTGGTAGGAGAGAAATAATGAATATTTTTAAGAAATTACATTCTTTGGGTAAAACAATTATAGTAATCACACATGATATGAATATTGTTGCTGAGTATGCTCAAAGATGTATTGTTATGAATGAAGGTGAAATATTAATAGATGGAACAACAAAAGAAGTATTCATGAGAGAGGATGTATTAGAAAAAGCTCATTTAAAACCACCAACAATTACTCAATTATTTAAAAAATTAAGTAATGAATATAATATTAAGTCAGATGTATTAACAGTAGAAGAAGCTATAAGTGTTTTAAAAAATATTCTTAAGGTGGAATAA